One Aquarana catesbeiana isolate 2022-GZ linkage group LG04, ASM4218655v1, whole genome shotgun sequence genomic region harbors:
- the HES1 gene encoding transcription factor HES-1, with the protein MPADMMEKNSSSPVAATPASMTSTPDKPKTASEHRKSSKPIMEKRRRARINESLGQLKTLILDALKKDSSRHSKLEKADILEMTVKHLRNLQRVQMTAALSTDPTVLGKYRAGFSECMNEVTRFLSTCEGVNTDVRTRLLGHLANCMNQINAINYPAQPQIPAAVANSHPAFGQPMVQLPANSRQSSPAPMGGVSCKMGGPPVEAAKVYGGFQLVPASDGQFAFLITNPAFPHNGPVIPVYTNSNVGNGVPAAMSPSLMPSVTTDSVWRPW; encoded by the exons ATGCCAGCTGACATGATGGAGAAAAACTCTTCTTCCCCTGTGGCTGCCACCCCAGCCAGCATGACATCTACTCCGGATAAACCCAAAACTGCTTCTGAGCATAGAAAG TCATCCAAACCTATCATGGAGAAAAGAAGGAGAGCCAGGATTAATGAGAGTCTGGGCCAACTGAAAACCCTCATCCTGGATGCCTTGAAGAAAGAT AGTTCCAGGCACTCGAAGCTGGAGAAGGCTGATATTTTGGAGATGACAGTGAAGCACCTCCGGAACTTGCAGAGAGTTCAGATGACTG CTGCTCTCAGCACAGATCCCACTGTTCTGGGCAAATACAGAGCCGGATTCAGTGAGTGCATGAACGAAGTCACCCGATTCTTGTCTACTTGTGAAGGAGTCAACACCGACGTACGGACCCGGCTCCTGGGACATCTGGCCAACTGCATGAATCAGATCAATGCCATTAATTATCCTGCCCAGCCCCAGATTCCGGCTGCCGTCGCCAACTCTCACCCTGCGTTTGGCCAGCCGATGGTCCAGCTTCCTGCAAACAGCCGGCAGAGCAGTCCCGCTCCCATGGGTGGGGTTTCCTGCAAGATGGGTGGCCCGCCAGTAGAAGCTGCCAAGGTCTATGGTGGCTTTCAGCTAGTGCCAGCTTCAGACGGACAATTTGCCTTTCTGATCACCAATCCAGCCTTCCCACACAACGGACCTGTCATCCCTGTTTACACAAACTCCAATG